One window from the genome of Hemitrygon akajei chromosome 4, sHemAka1.3, whole genome shotgun sequence encodes:
- the c1qtnf9 gene encoding complement C1q and tumor necrosis factor-related protein 9A produces MQIWLFFVPIALVKVEMIGTELCRAGHPGVPGNPGHNGIPGRDGRDGSKGDKGDSGEVGKSGPTGPQGPKGEPGESGPPGGPGIKGRRGEQGTKGIPGKMGPKGIAGPLGLKGQKGEIGLQGKQGIKGDLGPRGPKGEEGPIGAQGDIGPPGPVGPKGLPGPKGEVGPKGSHGNPGIQGVKGSKGESGEKGNTGENALIRNSAFSVGLTEFSKLPRSGAPIKFEKIFYNNQNHYDPTTGKFTCEFSGVYYFVYHITVYVKHVRVSLYKNGVQTLNTFDSYQSSEDQASGGTLLQLQRGDQVWLQVIGGDFFNGLYADTNDDTVFTGFLLFTE; encoded by the exons ATGCAGATTTGGTTGTTTTTTGTACCAATTGCTCTGGTGAAAGTTGAGATGATCGGAACGGAGTTGTGTAGAGCTGGACATCCTGGAGTTCCTGGAAACCCTGGTCATAATGGCATTCCTGGGAGAGATGGGCGGGATGGCTCCAAGGGTGACAAAGGAGACTCAG GTGAAGTTGGGAAATCTGGACCCACAGGACCTCAGGGGCCTAAAGGTGAACCTGGAGAGTCAG GGCCCCCTGGCGGACCAGGTATAAAAGGAAGAAGAGGAGAACAAGGAACTAAAGGAATACCAGGAAAAATGGGACCAAAAGGAATTGCTGGGCCACTTGGACTTAAAGGACAAAAGGGGGAAATTGGGCTTCAAGGGAAGCAGGGCATCAAAGGGGATTTGGGACCTAGAGGTCCAAAAGGAGAAGAAGGACCTATTGGAGCTCAGGGAGACATTGGACCACCAGGTCCTGTAGGACCTAAAGGTTTGCCAGGTCCAAAAGGAGAGGTGGGCCCCAAAGGATCACATGGGAATCCTGGAATTCAAGGTGTAAAGGGAAGTAAAGGGGAAAGTGGTGAAAAGGGAAACACTGGTGAAAATGCACTGATAAGGAATAGTGCTTTCAGTGTTGGATTGACAGAATTTTCCAAGCTGCCACGTTCAGGTGCCCCAATTAAATTTGAAAAAATCTTTTACAACAACCAAAATCACTATGACCCTACCACAGGGAAATTTACATGTGAATTTTCTGGGGTTTATTACTTTGTCTATCACATCACCGTCTATGTTAAGCATGTAAGGGTTTCCCTGTACAAAAATGGTGTTCAGACCCTGAATACATTTGATAGTTATCAGAGCAGTGAGGATCAGGCTTCAGGGGGCACACTGCTGCAGTTACAACGCGGTGATCAAGTGTGGCTTCAAGTAATAGGCGGTGATTTTTTTAACGGGCTGTATGCAGATACCAATGATGACACGGTTTTTACAGGGTTTCTGCTATTTACTGAATGA